In Streptomyces thermolilacinus SPC6, a single genomic region encodes these proteins:
- the tpg gene encoding telomere-protecting terminal protein Tpg, producing the protein MGDIDDALRRADEEAFTREPPKSTRARVNFLVGKLKSTRAVAELLGVTQRSVERYRTGTRKHPPQDIAARIEAEVRARWQPRVRDRRRRQAATATGITVETRARFGYTAPVGSTDDGRLRRLTVHLPADYANRLFDAQQRGASDRHLREIVAEGLQEIYFKDGGRRADALEVEFTDIDYFDVSF; encoded by the coding sequence ATGGGCGACATCGACGACGCCCTGCGGCGCGCCGACGAGGAGGCGTTCACCCGCGAACCCCCCAAGTCGACACGGGCCCGCGTCAACTTCCTCGTCGGGAAGCTCAAGTCCACCCGCGCCGTCGCCGAACTCCTCGGCGTCACCCAGCGGTCCGTCGAGCGCTACCGCACGGGCACGCGCAAGCACCCGCCGCAGGACATCGCCGCCCGTATCGAGGCGGAGGTACGGGCTCGCTGGCAGCCCCGCGTCCGCGACCGGCGCCGCCGCCAGGCCGCCACGGCCACCGGCATCACGGTGGAGACCCGCGCCCGGTTCGGCTACACGGCGCCCGTCGGCAGCACCGACGACGGACGGCTGCGGCGCCTGACGGTCCACTTGCCCGCCGACTACGCGAACCGCCTCTTCGACGCCCAGCAGCGCGGCGCGTCCGACCGCCACCTGAGGGAGATCGTCGCGGAGGGCCTCCAGGAGATCTACTTCAAGGACGGCGGCCGCCGCGCCGACGCCCTGGAGGTCGAGTTCACCGACATCGACTACTTCGACGTGTCGTTCTAG
- the tap gene encoding telomere-associated protein Tap has translation MATQEELFAAVDALLEGEPQLPPPAERARLREAAGVTQARLAQALKSTTQTVKNWENGRSEPRPPRLQAYLRLLEGWAAKYPPEPTPAPTGQALVPGAQPPGPARATAAQASGATAQDTGPAQVAPVHALVPGAQDTAPAHAPAPAAQPAAPAPAVPPATGHPGTPTAPTAPTARRSAPRTLPASKGRAAAHAPQDVPDGRFTNGPLVVLDGDGTAYGVGGLVLDCPATTVPELVEWALADAGLGAPRLHRHGKDSDPLVVLTEQAAVRLGLPPRLEGPEARRSLRLPQDHPVVRQITRAKWQLTQRGFGPWPRVYRRAEAGRRQCVQLAVLSWDALDPRAWGDAATLPAPQLARVLGVYARRVLTPRGSTAVSGLELMTALRPPTRAVKDEATGAWVSGRNPGSLGEHGIDPAPPEAPAEHPVAQGWTDGFLDEEAYQWVRDPGLLSDDECLQPWAVGIDLNTAFLAASSRLAVGLDAPVEVDRPEFDKKVPGSWLVDLSHIELDPRLPSPFTPSGLRPEGPAWYATPTVAYAVELGYEVAPLKAFVRRETGPYLDPWHDRLRDAYAATLADIGVTKDLDETAFLARTALHQLLRQADPDAPGAVRELAAAQAAVLAGPDGLRAAIRDHQPTATALLHADPADLAALAGTDDDRLRSAVERHRMVAMALSAVKSTVKGGVGKLRERPQGRHYRDGERWPALDRPTWRPDIRAAVISKARVNMHRKMLNMAKATGRYPLAVLSDCVVYPSPGPSPRDFLPRTADGAPLPGVFRLGPSPGLAKHEGTQETAWAVDLMERRYNPARHIKGGDAVMEEGE, from the coding sequence ATGGCGACCCAGGAAGAGCTTTTCGCGGCGGTGGACGCGCTGCTGGAGGGCGAGCCGCAGTTGCCGCCGCCCGCCGAGCGGGCCCGGCTGCGGGAGGCGGCGGGTGTGACGCAGGCCCGGCTGGCGCAGGCCCTCAAGTCCACCACGCAGACGGTGAAGAACTGGGAGAACGGCCGCTCCGAGCCGCGCCCCCCGCGCCTCCAGGCGTACCTGAGGCTCCTGGAGGGCTGGGCCGCCAAGTACCCGCCCGAGCCCACCCCGGCGCCCACGGGCCAGGCCCTTGTGCCCGGCGCACAACCACCCGGGCCCGCCCGTGCCACGGCGGCCCAGGCCTCCGGGGCCACCGCGCAGGACACCGGCCCCGCCCAGGTCGCCCCGGTCCACGCCCTCGTGCCCGGCGCCCAAGACACGGCCCCCGCCCACGCGCCAGCGCCCGCCGCGCAACCGGCCGCGCCCGCCCCAGCAGTCCCGCCCGCCACCGGCCACCCGGGGACACCCACCGCCCCGACGGCCCCCACCGCCCGTCGGTCCGCGCCCCGGACCCTCCCGGCGTCCAAGGGCCGTGCCGCCGCCCACGCCCCGCAGGACGTGCCCGACGGGCGGTTCACCAACGGCCCGCTCGTCGTCCTCGACGGCGACGGCACCGCGTACGGCGTCGGCGGGCTCGTCCTGGACTGCCCCGCCACGACCGTCCCCGAACTGGTCGAGTGGGCACTCGCCGACGCCGGGCTCGGCGCTCCCCGGCTGCACCGGCACGGCAAGGACTCCGACCCCCTCGTCGTCCTCACCGAGCAGGCGGCCGTACGCCTCGGCCTCCCGCCCCGCCTCGAAGGGCCCGAAGCGCGCCGCTCCCTGCGCCTCCCGCAGGACCACCCGGTCGTCCGGCAGATCACCAGGGCCAAGTGGCAGCTCACCCAGCGCGGCTTCGGCCCCTGGCCCCGCGTCTACCGCCGCGCCGAAGCGGGGCGGCGCCAGTGCGTGCAGCTGGCGGTCCTGTCCTGGGACGCCCTCGATCCCCGCGCGTGGGGCGACGCCGCCACGCTGCCCGCGCCGCAACTCGCCCGCGTCCTCGGCGTGTACGCCCGCCGCGTCCTCACCCCGCGCGGCTCGACCGCCGTGTCCGGACTGGAGCTGATGACCGCCCTGCGCCCGCCCACCCGCGCGGTGAAGGACGAGGCGACCGGCGCCTGGGTCTCCGGGCGCAACCCGGGCAGCCTCGGCGAGCACGGCATCGACCCGGCCCCGCCCGAGGCGCCCGCCGAGCACCCCGTCGCCCAGGGCTGGACGGACGGCTTCCTCGACGAGGAGGCGTACCAGTGGGTCCGCGACCCCGGCCTGCTCTCCGACGACGAGTGCCTCCAGCCGTGGGCGGTCGGCATCGACCTCAACACCGCGTTCCTCGCAGCGTCGTCCCGCCTCGCCGTCGGTCTCGACGCGCCCGTCGAGGTGGACCGTCCCGAGTTCGACAAGAAGGTCCCCGGCTCATGGCTCGTGGACCTCTCGCACATCGAACTGGACCCGCGCCTCCCCTCGCCGTTCACCCCGTCCGGGCTGCGGCCCGAGGGACCCGCCTGGTACGCCACGCCCACCGTCGCGTACGCGGTGGAGCTCGGCTACGAGGTGGCCCCGCTCAAGGCGTTCGTACGGCGGGAGACCGGCCCGTACCTCGACCCCTGGCACGACCGGCTCAGGGACGCGTACGCCGCCACGCTCGCCGACATCGGCGTCACCAAGGACCTCGACGAGACGGCGTTCCTCGCCCGTACCGCCCTCCACCAACTGCTCCGCCAGGCCGACCCGGACGCCCCCGGAGCGGTGCGCGAACTGGCCGCCGCGCAGGCCGCCGTACTGGCCGGGCCGGACGGGCTGCGCGCCGCGATCCGCGACCACCAGCCGACGGCGACGGCGCTGCTCCACGCGGACCCCGCCGACCTCGCCGCGCTCGCCGGCACGGACGACGACCGGCTGCGGTCCGCCGTCGAACGGCACCGCATGGTCGCCATGGCGCTCTCCGCCGTCAAATCGACCGTCAAGGGCGGCGTCGGCAAGCTCCGCGAACGCCCCCAGGGCCGCCACTACCGCGACGGGGAACGCTGGCCAGCCCTCGACCGGCCCACCTGGCGCCCCGACATCCGCGCCGCGGTGATCTCCAAGGCCCGTGTCAACATGCACCGTAAGATGCTCAACATGGCCAAGGCGACCGGCCGTTACCCCCTCGCGGTCCTCTCCGACTGCGTCGTCTACCCGTCGCCCGGGCCCAGCCCGCGCGACTTCCTGCCCCGCACCGCCGACGGCGCGCCGCTGCCCGGCGTGTTCCGCCTCGGCCCGTCGCCGGGGCTCGCCAAGCACGAGGGGACGCAGGAGACGGCGTGGGCGGTGGACCTGATGGAGCGCCGCTACAACCCGGCCCGGCACATCAAGGGCGGCGACGCCGTCATGGAGGAAGGGGAGTAG
- a CDS encoding globin domain-containing protein: MNDDYHALLARREAMRLRDQLLAPASRGAAAHSASYASPGPRTAASAPGAYDGAADQELIVRNLGLVTPFDALIAHLYDAMFERHPYLRKLFPESMEFQRAHLGRAFWYLIENLDRPEQVDAFCTRLGRDHRKLGVLPVHYEVFKVALEEALQRYAGGRLGADVTDAWLRMVRFAAAGMVRGANEALAEPAYWTADVTRHERRGRDVAVLRVRPSAPYPYRPGQYATLQSPLLPLTWRPYSMAGAPGGDGELEFHIRRTGPDGVSDALVTDTGVGDTLRLGPAQGTTTLDGELTRDVLVVAGGTGWATAKALLEDFAARRPPGRSAHLFLGARSADDLYDAPALVRLESRCPWLRVVRVLDDGPGGSGGSGGSGHRSVVDAPARHGDFGGHVAYVSGPPAMVTATAWHLSALGLPPDLIRHDPVPDTSAPVHAR, from the coding sequence GTGAACGACGACTACCACGCGCTGCTCGCCCGCCGCGAGGCCATGCGGCTGCGCGACCAGTTGCTCGCGCCCGCCTCGCGCGGGGCCGCGGCGCACTCGGCGTCGTACGCCTCCCCCGGCCCCCGTACCGCGGCGTCCGCGCCGGGGGCGTACGACGGGGCCGCCGACCAGGAGCTGATCGTCCGGAACCTGGGGCTCGTCACCCCGTTCGACGCGCTCATCGCCCACCTCTACGACGCCATGTTCGAGCGGCACCCGTACCTGCGGAAGCTGTTCCCCGAGTCGATGGAGTTCCAGCGGGCCCACCTGGGGCGGGCGTTCTGGTACCTGATCGAGAACCTGGACCGGCCAGAGCAGGTGGACGCCTTCTGCACCAGGCTGGGCCGCGACCACCGGAAGCTCGGCGTGCTGCCGGTGCACTACGAGGTGTTCAAGGTAGCCCTGGAGGAGGCGCTCCAGCGGTACGCGGGCGGGCGGCTGGGCGCGGACGTGACGGACGCGTGGCTGCGCATGGTGCGGTTCGCCGCGGCGGGCATGGTGCGCGGCGCGAACGAGGCGCTGGCCGAACCGGCGTACTGGACCGCCGACGTGACCCGCCACGAGCGGCGCGGCCGTGATGTCGCGGTGCTGCGGGTGCGGCCGTCCGCGCCGTACCCGTACCGGCCCGGCCAGTACGCGACCCTCCAGTCGCCGCTGCTGCCACTGACCTGGCGCCCCTACTCCATGGCGGGTGCGCCCGGAGGCGACGGCGAGCTGGAGTTCCACATCCGGCGCACCGGCCCGGACGGGGTGAGCGACGCGCTCGTCACGGACACCGGCGTCGGCGACACCCTGCGGCTGGGGCCCGCGCAGGGCACCACGACCCTGGACGGGGAGCTGACGCGGGACGTGCTGGTCGTGGCGGGTGGCACCGGCTGGGCCACCGCCAAGGCGCTGCTGGAGGACTTCGCCGCCCGGCGCCCGCCGGGGCGCTCCGCGCACCTGTTCCTCGGCGCCCGCAGCGCGGACGACCTGTACGACGCCCCGGCGCTGGTCCGCCTGGAGAGCCGCTGCCCGTGGCTGCGGGTGGTCCGGGTCCTGGACGACGGCCCCGGCGGCTCCGGCGGCTCCGGCGGCTCAGGGCACCGCTCGGTGGTGGACGCGCCGGCGCGGCACGGCGACTTCGGCGGCCATGTCGCCTATGTCAGCGGCCCGCCCGCCATGGTCACCGCGACGGCCTGGCACCTGTCCGCCCTCGGGCTCCCGCCGGACCTCATCCGCCACGACCCGGTCCCGGACACGAGCGCGCCCGTACACGCCCGCTGA
- a CDS encoding carbonic anhydrase, translating to MTSTPDLISRAPASGRDATRATASEGPAPEGPTAPSGADRPDRRALLRAALAGGVVLGAGAGLPATPAVASPAGAAGRPDTPRAALRALRHGNRRWATRHQTHPHESNTDRLLAVSGQHPFAVVLGCIDSRVPPELVFDQGLGDLMTVRSAGCVLDEAVLGSIAYGVLELGIPLVMVLGHQSCGAVTAAVHAEETGEQLPAHIAYVAEQIRPAIDHRQTGQARVDATITANVRLVRSRLAAEPDLTARTATGRLAIVGARYELNTQRVELIN from the coding sequence GTGACTTCCACACCCGACCTCATATCCCGCGCCCCCGCATCCGGCCGCGACGCCACACGCGCCACCGCGTCCGAAGGCCCGGCCCCCGAAGGACCCACCGCCCCGAGCGGCGCCGACCGGCCGGACCGGCGGGCGCTGCTGCGGGCCGCGCTGGCGGGCGGCGTCGTACTCGGCGCGGGCGCCGGCCTGCCCGCCACACCGGCGGTGGCCTCCCCAGCAGGCGCCGCCGGCCGTCCGGACACCCCGCGTGCCGCGCTGCGCGCCCTGCGGCACGGCAACCGCCGCTGGGCCACGCGCCACCAGACCCATCCGCACGAGTCCAACACGGACCGCCTGCTCGCCGTGTCGGGGCAGCACCCGTTCGCCGTCGTCCTCGGCTGCATCGACTCGCGCGTCCCGCCCGAGCTCGTCTTCGACCAGGGCCTCGGTGATCTGATGACCGTCCGCTCGGCGGGCTGCGTCCTCGACGAGGCGGTCCTGGGCAGCATCGCCTACGGGGTGCTGGAGCTCGGCATCCCGCTCGTGATGGTGCTGGGCCACCAGTCGTGCGGCGCGGTCACCGCCGCCGTCCACGCGGAGGAGACCGGCGAGCAGCTGCCCGCGCACATCGCGTACGTCGCCGAGCAGATCCGCCCCGCCATCGACCACCGCCAGACCGGGCAGGCCCGCGTCGACGCGACGATCACCGCGAACGTCCGCCTGGTCCGCTCCCGCCTCGCCGCCGAACCGGACCTAACCGCCCGCACCGCGACGGGCCGCCTCGCCATCGTCGGCGCCCGCTACGAACTGAACACCCAGCGCGTGGAACTGATCAACTGA
- a CDS encoding MGDG synthase family glycosyltransferase, with translation MTRRCLVLSASMGAGHDAVAAELARRLRAHGHDAHVHDVLTLLPPGSGPALRGFYRTVVRRVPALYTAIYQVFLAPPPPRPDGTALPRPDTSPLAALAERPLRHLAARLRPDVVVSTFHLAAQITGRMRERGTLRVPSAVYVTDFAVHRAWLHPGNDLYLCVSPGAAEAARTGTGRRTAAPGPVVPPAFHAVADAPPGPPPDPHRPTVLLTAGAWGVGSDLPGTARALVRHGLRPVVLCGRDEALRRRSARVPGAVALGWTDDLPALMATARLLVDNAAGQTAVQALAAGLPVVAYRPIPGHGAAGVRHMAAEGLTTTAPDLPSLLDAAARLVPDGPPRTERVTRGRALFQDDAAQLLTSLT, from the coding sequence ATGACGCGGCGCTGCCTGGTCCTGAGCGCCAGCATGGGCGCGGGCCACGACGCCGTGGCCGCCGAACTCGCCCGCCGCCTGCGCGCGCACGGCCACGACGCGCACGTCCACGACGTCCTGACACTGCTGCCGCCCGGCAGCGGACCGGCCCTGCGCGGCTTCTACCGCACGGTCGTACGCCGCGTCCCCGCGCTCTACACGGCGATCTACCAGGTCTTCCTCGCCCCGCCCCCGCCCCGCCCGGACGGCACCGCCCTGCCGCGCCCCGACACCTCACCCCTGGCCGCCCTCGCCGAACGGCCCCTGCGGCACCTCGCCGCACGCCTCCGCCCCGACGTCGTCGTCTCCACCTTCCACCTGGCCGCTCAGATCACCGGCCGCATGCGGGAGCGCGGCACCTTGCGTGTCCCCAGCGCCGTGTACGTCACCGACTTCGCCGTCCACCGCGCCTGGCTCCACCCCGGCAACGACCTGTACCTGTGCGTCAGCCCGGGCGCCGCCGAAGCCGCCCGTACGGGGACGGGCCGCCGTACCGCCGCGCCAGGGCCCGTCGTACCGCCCGCCTTCCACGCCGTGGCCGACGCCCCGCCCGGCCCGCCGCCGGACCCGCACCGGCCGACCGTCCTGCTGACGGCGGGCGCCTGGGGCGTCGGCTCCGACCTGCCGGGCACCGCCCGCGCCCTGGTGCGGCACGGCCTGCGGCCGGTCGTCCTGTGCGGCCGCGACGAGGCGCTGCGCCGCCGCAGCGCCCGCGTCCCGGGTGCCGTCGCCCTCGGCTGGACCGACGACCTGCCCGCCCTGATGGCCACCGCCCGCCTCCTGGTGGACAACGCGGCGGGCCAGACCGCCGTCCAGGCCCTGGCCGCGGGGCTCCCGGTCGTCGCCTACCGCCCCATCCCCGGCCACGGCGCCGCCGGCGTACGCCACATGGCGGCGGAGGGCCTGACGACGACGGCCCCGGACCTGCCGTCCCTCCTCGACGCCGCCGCGCGCCTCGTCCCCGACGGCCCGCCCCGCACCGAACGCGTCACCCGGGGCCGAGCCCTCTTCCAGGACGACGCCGCCCAGCTCCTCACCTCCCTCACCTGA
- a CDS encoding SDR family NAD(P)-dependent oxidoreductase encodes MAGTARPVVLITGASSGIGEAVAERFAVDAERRWRLLLAGRDEARLGEVARRTGGVDLPGDLGDPAGVESLAARALEREGRVDVLVAAAGIGWAAPFTRTPPDVVERLVAVNLTGVVQLVRLVLPGMVERGVGRVVLISSMAGWAGVANEAVYAATKGGLLAFAESLRYELAGTRVGVTAVLPGAVDTPFFVHRGAPYHRERPRPVPARRLADLVWRSVVHGRDEVFAPRWLAGPARLRGGAPGFFRAMAKRFG; translated from the coding sequence ATGGCGGGAACGGCACGGCCGGTCGTGCTCATCACGGGCGCTTCCTCGGGGATCGGGGAGGCGGTGGCCGAGCGGTTCGCGGTGGACGCCGAGCGGCGCTGGCGGCTGCTGCTGGCGGGCCGGGACGAGGCGCGGCTCGGGGAGGTGGCGCGCCGTACGGGCGGCGTGGACCTGCCGGGCGACCTGGGGGATCCGGCGGGCGTGGAGTCCCTCGCCGCGCGGGCGCTGGAGCGTGAGGGGCGGGTCGATGTGCTGGTCGCGGCTGCGGGGATCGGCTGGGCGGCGCCGTTCACGCGGACGCCGCCGGACGTGGTGGAGCGGCTGGTGGCGGTGAACCTGACGGGTGTGGTGCAGCTGGTGCGGCTGGTGCTGCCGGGGATGGTGGAGCGCGGTGTGGGGCGGGTGGTGCTGATCAGTTCGATGGCGGGCTGGGCGGGTGTGGCGAACGAGGCGGTGTACGCGGCGACGAAGGGCGGGCTGCTGGCGTTCGCGGAGAGCCTGCGCTACGAACTGGCGGGGACGCGGGTGGGGGTGACGGCGGTGCTTCCCGGCGCGGTGGACACGCCGTTCTTCGTCCACCGGGGCGCCCCGTACCACCGGGAGCGGCCCCGGCCGGTTCCGGCGCGGCGGCTGGCGGACCTCGTGTGGCGGTCGGTGGTCCATGGGCGGGACGAGGTGTTCGCGCCGAGGTGGCTGGCGGGGCCGGCGCGGCTGCGGGGCGGTGCGCCCGGGTTCTTCCGCGCGATGGCCAAGCGGTTCGGCTGA
- a CDS encoding DMT family transporter, with protein sequence MLALSICLALLAAVGNAAASVLQRRAAADTGAAGTGAADSARGWLPRLVRRRVWVWGSVMLGISGIFQALALATGPLAVVQPVMSTELLFTLVLGGVVFRRNPDRRTWWAFGAMAAGLAAFLALAEPSGGRATVPAANWLWAGLVIGAVAVGLVVVALRLPSAPRAAVLGTATAMGFSGTAALLKDALGRLPDGLGAVFGAWQLYTAVMVGLTSFLMLQVTFRAGTLAASQPALTLGDALLSVVLGVWLFDERVIVGVRGVFEAVAVAVLVVACVELARSPLVTGGEDGEGTW encoded by the coding sequence ATGCTGGCTCTCTCGATCTGCCTGGCGCTGCTGGCGGCGGTCGGCAACGCCGCCGCGTCGGTGCTCCAGCGGCGCGCCGCCGCGGACACGGGCGCCGCGGGTACGGGCGCCGCCGATTCGGCGCGCGGGTGGCTGCCGAGGCTGGTGCGGCGGCGGGTGTGGGTGTGGGGTTCGGTGATGCTGGGCATTTCCGGGATCTTCCAGGCGCTGGCCCTGGCGACGGGCCCGCTGGCGGTGGTGCAGCCGGTGATGAGTACGGAGCTGCTGTTCACCCTCGTACTGGGCGGGGTGGTGTTCCGGCGGAACCCGGACCGGCGCACGTGGTGGGCGTTCGGGGCGATGGCGGCGGGTCTTGCCGCGTTCCTGGCGCTGGCGGAGCCGTCGGGCGGGCGGGCGACGGTGCCCGCGGCGAACTGGCTGTGGGCGGGGCTGGTGATCGGGGCGGTCGCGGTGGGCCTGGTGGTCGTGGCCCTGCGGCTGCCGTCGGCGCCGCGCGCGGCGGTGCTCGGGACGGCGACGGCGATGGGGTTCTCGGGGACGGCGGCGTTGCTGAAGGACGCGCTGGGCCGGTTGCCGGACGGGCTGGGCGCGGTGTTCGGCGCGTGGCAGCTGTACACGGCGGTCATGGTGGGGCTGACGAGTTTCCTGATGCTTCAGGTGACGTTCCGGGCGGGGACGCTCGCCGCGTCGCAGCCCGCGCTGACGCTGGGGGACGCGCTGCTGAGCGTGGTGCTGGGGGTGTGGCTGTTCGACGAGCGGGTGATCGTGGGCGTGCGCGGGGTGTTCGAGGCGGTCGCGGTGGCGGTGCTCGTGGTGGCGTGCGTGGAGCTGGCGCGGTCGCCGCTGGTGACGGGCGGCGAGGACGGGGAGGGCACGTGGTGA
- a CDS encoding polysaccharide deacetylase family protein, producing the protein MGLVGWHVVPAGMWLPRVRGALWPALDGRGDPGRVALTFDDGPDPDTTPLFLRALDRLSVRATFFVLGERLERAPALGRRIVAEGHELAVHGWRHDPPWVPRPVRDVREVARAAALVGDVMGRRPLWYRPPYGVLTGGRWAAARAAGLRPVLWSAWGRDWTADASPVSVRAEVARGLRGGATVLLHDSDTMCAPGSWRAALGALPGLIADCRERGLVVGPLADHGTGRPAGAVRGRTDRAV; encoded by the coding sequence GTGGGTCTCGTGGGCTGGCATGTCGTACCGGCCGGGATGTGGCTGCCCCGGGTGCGCGGGGCGTTGTGGCCCGCGCTGGACGGGCGGGGCGATCCGGGGCGGGTGGCGCTGACGTTCGACGACGGGCCCGACCCCGATACGACGCCGTTGTTCCTGCGGGCGCTGGACCGCCTGTCCGTGCGGGCGACGTTCTTCGTGCTGGGCGAGCGGCTGGAGCGGGCCCCCGCGCTGGGGCGGCGCATCGTCGCGGAGGGCCATGAACTGGCCGTCCACGGCTGGCGGCACGACCCGCCCTGGGTGCCCCGGCCGGTGCGGGACGTGCGGGAGGTGGCGCGGGCGGCGGCGCTGGTCGGGGACGTGATGGGGCGCCGCCCGCTCTGGTACCGGCCGCCGTACGGGGTGCTGACGGGCGGCCGCTGGGCGGCGGCGCGCGCGGCGGGGCTGCGTCCGGTGCTGTGGTCGGCGTGGGGCCGCGACTGGACGGCGGACGCGTCGCCCGTGAGCGTCCGCGCGGAGGTGGCGCGCGGGCTGCGGGGCGGGGCGACGGTGCTGCTGCACGACTCGGACACGATGTGCGCGCCCGGTTCGTGGCGGGCGGCGCTGGGCGCCTTGCCGGGGCTGATCGCCGACTGCCGGGAGCGGGGGCTGGTGGTGGGCCCGCTCGCCGACCACGGCACGGGCCGCCCGGCCGGCGCGGTGCGGGGGCGTACGGACCGCGCCGTCTGA
- a CDS encoding MFS transporter: protein MRRNTSISLLAVGHACVDIYQGAVAALIPFFVAERDYTYAVASGIVLAASLLSSVAQPVFGALTDRWAMPWLLPVSTLLGGVGIALSGLSGSYGLTLIFVAVSGIGVAAYHPESARVARLAGEGGHSAMAWFSLGGNIGFALAPLMVSAVIGHGSLRWTPVLVLPALVGAALCVPVLRMLARPEAGTSRTEAPRGTDDVASFVKLSLAVVFRSIVFIGLSTFISLHAQQRMQGSATAGTIALFLLFLGGAVGSVLGGALANRYDRVRVSRWAYLLSVAAVTGVIHAPGPAMFPFVALTSVGLYVPFSLQITLGQDYLPSRVGTAGGVTLGLTVSVGGLVSPLLGHLADSVSLETALTPLIAMPALSWLLFRALPEPTAPEPRAAVPAPASARQDA, encoded by the coding sequence ATGCGAAGGAATACATCGATCTCCCTGCTGGCCGTGGGACACGCCTGCGTCGACATCTACCAGGGCGCCGTCGCGGCGCTGATCCCGTTCTTCGTGGCCGAACGGGACTACACCTACGCGGTCGCCTCCGGCATCGTGCTGGCCGCGTCCCTGCTGTCCTCGGTGGCCCAGCCGGTGTTCGGCGCGCTCACCGACCGGTGGGCGATGCCGTGGCTGCTGCCGGTCAGCACCCTGCTGGGCGGTGTGGGCATCGCGCTGAGCGGCCTGAGCGGCTCGTACGGGCTCACCCTGATCTTCGTCGCCGTCTCCGGGATCGGGGTGGCCGCCTACCACCCGGAGTCGGCCCGCGTGGCCCGGCTGGCCGGCGAAGGCGGTCACAGCGCGATGGCCTGGTTCTCCCTGGGCGGCAACATAGGCTTCGCGCTCGCCCCGCTCATGGTGTCGGCCGTGATCGGACACGGCTCCCTGCGCTGGACGCCCGTCCTGGTCCTGCCCGCGCTCGTCGGCGCCGCCCTGTGCGTGCCCGTGCTCCGGATGCTCGCGCGGCCCGAGGCAGGCACGTCCAGGACGGAGGCGCCTCGGGGCACCGACGATGTGGCCTCCTTCGTGAAGCTGTCACTGGCGGTCGTCTTCCGCTCCATCGTCTTCATCGGACTGAGCACCTTCATCTCCCTCCACGCCCAGCAGCGCATGCAGGGCAGCGCCACCGCGGGCACCATCGCCCTGTTCCTGCTGTTCCTGGGCGGCGCGGTCGGCTCGGTGCTGGGCGGGGCCCTGGCCAACCGCTACGACCGCGTCCGTGTATCCCGCTGGGCCTATCTGCTCTCCGTCGCCGCCGTCACCGGAGTGATCCACGCACCCGGCCCGGCCATGTTCCCCTTCGTGGCCCTCACCTCCGTCGGCCTGTACGTCCCCTTCTCCCTCCAGATCACCCTCGGCCAGGACTACCTGCCTTCCCGCGTCGGCACCGCCGGCGGCGTCACCCTCGGCCTCACCGTCAGTGTCGGCGGCCTCGTCAGCCCCCTGCTGGGACACCTGGCCGACTCCGTCTCCCTGGAGACGGCCCTCACCCCTCTGATCGCCATGCCCGCCCTGAGCTGGCTCCTCTTCCGCGCCCTGCCCGAACCCACCGCCCCCGAGCCCCGAGCCGCCGTACCCGCGCCCGCATCCGCGCGGCAGGACGCGTAG
- a CDS encoding AraC family transcriptional regulator, whose product MQEIRHESVAPTRTQRLASGGEIDAHRHDDHQIVYAGRGTIAVTTDAGSWVAPATRALWIPAGTVHRHQAHGELDLHLVGLPTTENPLGLDEPAVLSVSPLLRELIVAYTRDPDNDSPPRLRLRAVMLDQLALSPEQPLHLPVPTDPLLRELHDVLRADAADNRSLDDLGRQIGASARTLSRRLRDDLGLTYPQWRTQIRLHHALILLADDVPVTTVAHRCGWSSASTFIDVFRRAFGHTPGARPVT is encoded by the coding sequence ATGCAGGAAATCCGCCACGAATCCGTCGCGCCGACCCGGACCCAGCGCCTGGCGTCCGGCGGCGAGATCGATGCGCACCGCCATGACGATCACCAGATCGTCTACGCCGGCCGGGGCACCATCGCGGTGACCACCGACGCCGGTTCCTGGGTCGCCCCCGCCACCCGCGCGCTCTGGATCCCCGCCGGCACCGTCCACCGGCATCAGGCGCACGGCGAACTCGACCTCCACCTCGTCGGCCTGCCCACCACCGAGAACCCCCTCGGCCTCGACGAACCGGCCGTCCTTTCCGTCAGCCCCCTCCTGCGCGAGCTCATCGTCGCGTACACCCGCGACCCCGACAACGACAGCCCGCCCCGCCTGCGCCTGCGCGCCGTCATGCTCGACCAGCTCGCCCTCTCCCCCGAACAGCCCCTGCACCTGCCGGTCCCCACGGACCCTCTGCTCCGCGAACTGCACGACGTCCTGCGCGCCGACGCGGCCGACAACCGCTCCCTCGACGACCTCGGACGCCAGATCGGCGCCAGCGCCCGTACCCTCTCCCGCCGCCTCCGCGACGACCTCGGCCTCACCTACCCCCAGTGGCGCACCCAGATCAGGCTCCACCACGCCCTGATCCTCCTGGCCGACGACGTCCCCGTCACCACGGTCGCCCACCGCTGCGGCTGGTCCTCTGCCAGCACCTTCATCGACGTCTTCCGCCGCGCCTTCGGTCACACCCCCGGCGCCCGCCCCGTCACCTGA